Proteins encoded together in one Amblyomma americanum isolate KBUSLIRL-KWMA chromosome 1, ASM5285725v1, whole genome shotgun sequence window:
- the LOC144114610 gene encoding uncharacterized protein LOC144114610: protein MASPGASSLVKFNIRWGNRSNQSSIMNTSEYIDTLKKRLRAVIMKNKILARALAASKKEISELKKSNGRQQKVFNLGLPQVKTWLKMARQHSHTMYQYQSRALTLLDEIMNPGVDFTLARVSDADDDADIQDRRPSLHPPGKRSKPQRGELSVIPEEDEDVNASRRMLLGTFTLDSETRLRAAETIERKSRGSMSSSERPSSSSGKPRAPTPKGSVQSLGCKVRGPWWTDGGAGDLDYAFLESPNPTAPLRQGNEPGEKMVTVDAQSRIPEVADPQHQETASEKPSSSTSTADLDNAPRESFLPNKRKEEADGQEFVGLKPADTLVANGAEAYGVDQRSPRQINRHPPRARCHMSSPSPGESEDTTAFGK from the exons ACACGTTAAAGAAGAGACTGCGCGCTGTTATTATGAAGAACAAGATCTTGGCACGAGCTCTGGCGGCCTCCAAGAAAGAGATCAGTGAGTTAAAGAAGTCCAACGGCCGCCAGCAGAAGGTGTTCAACCTGGGCTTGCCGCAG GTAAAGACGTGGCTGAAAATGGCTAGGCAGCACTCACACACAATGTACCAGTACCAGTCacgagccttgactttgctggaTGAGATAATGAATCCCGGTGTCGACTTCACTCTGGCCCGAGtctccgacgccgacgacgatgcAGACATTCAGGACCG GAGGCCGTCCTTGCATCCTCCGGGGAAAAGGTCAAAGCCACAGCGTGGAGAGCTCTCCGTGATCCCAGAGGAAGACGAGGACGTCAACGCGTCGAGACGGATGCTCCTCGGCACGTTTACCCTGGACTCGGAGACTCGGCTCCGGGCAGCAG AAACCATAGAGAGGAAAAGCCGGGGCTCCATGTCCAGTAGCGAACGTCCCTCCAGTTCCTCTGGGAAGCCTCGGGCACCAACGCCAAAAG GTTCCGTACAATCCCTTGGATGCAAGGTCCGCGGCCCTTGGTGGACAGATGGTGGGGCAGGAGACTTGGACTACGCATTTCTCGAGTCGCCCAACCCAACGGCTCCATTACGCCAGGGTAACGAACCTGGTGAAAAGATGGTGACCGTCGATGCTCAGAGCCGCATTCCAGAGGTGGCCGATCCGCAACACCAGGAAACCGCCTCTGAAAAGCCTTCTTCTTCGACCAGCACTGCT GATCTCGATAATGCGCCCCGCGAAAGTTTTCTCCCAAACAAACGAAAGGAGGAGGCGGACGGACAAGAATTTGTCGGTTTGAAGCCCGCAGACACTCTGGTTGCCAACGGTGCCGAGGCGTACGGCGTAGACCAGAGGAGCCCACGACAAATCAACCGCCATCCTCCCAGGGCACGGTGCCATATGTCAAGTCCAAGTCCAGGGGAGTCTGAAGACACAACGGCCTTCGGTAAGTAA